The DNA sequence GCTCGCTCCGCCGCTTGGGAAACGGTCCGCGGCGACGGCGAGCATCGTGGGCCACAACGCGCTTCCGCTGAAGCCGGCAGCCACGCAAGCCGCCAACGCCGCGCCGGGGGCCGGGCAAAAGGACCCCAACAGAAACAGGCAAACTGATGAGGCGCAGCACCAAGCTATCAGGCTAAAGGGGTTGGCCCGTGCGCCGAGCGAGCCGACCGCCATGCGCCCCGCGGCCATGGCTACCGAAAACAGGGCCAACCCCACGCCGCCGACCCACTTGGAAAACCCCAAGGAGGTCTCGGCGTAAGCCGGCAGCCACTGGGCCATGCCCATCTCGGTGGCGCCCCCCAGGCCGATGGCGATGAGCGCGCCGATGAACCAGCTATCCCCCAGCAGGCGGCGCATCGGCTGGCGCAGCCCGTCGCCTGTCACCAACGCCGGAAAGGGCAGCGGCGCAAACGCCCCTGCCAACGCCAGGGGCAAAGGGAGGAGCGCCAGACAGGTGCGCCGCCAGTCGAACCCGATCCGCAACGCCGCCGCCCCCGCCAACGTCGTCGCCACCGCCCCCACACAGTAAAACGAGTGCAGCCAATTCATGGCCGCCGAGCGCCGGCGGGGGTTGAGGGCGGCGACGACGGGGCTCAAGACGAGGTCGAGGGTGCCGGCACCTAACCCCAGGCAAAAGGCGGCCGCGCAGAACGCGGCGTAGGTCGGGGCCGCCGCCATGCCGATCAAGCCGGCGGCGATGACGCCGTTGCCCGCCAAAGTAAACCCTTTGGACCCGTAACGGTCAGCCAGCGGGCCGGCTGCCAGGATGCCGACGACCAAGCCCGAAAAATTGATGGCGCCCAAACGCCCCAATTGCTCCCGGCTCAAACCGGCGGGCCCGCCGAAAGCGGCGCTCAAACTGGTCAGGAACACCGGGAGGAGGTTCACGCCGACGGCCAAACTCATCATCGCGCCGTAGCAGAGGCCGGTAAGCAGCCGGGGGCGGATCCGCCCGTGAGGCGGTGGAACGGGGTCTTGCACGCGGGTACCATGGCGAATGCATCCCCGCAGCGCCAGGGCGAACCTCACGGCCATTGCGGGGCCGCATGGCGGCGATGCTCAGGCATGCCAACCTGTTTGGAACCCGGCATCCGGCACCCGAAACTTCTCAACATTGTTCTCCGGCCGTTTCGTGCGTACGTTCGTGGCGTTATGCCCTCAGACGAACTCCTCACTCCGAATCTTAAAGCGCTCACGATTAATCTGGACGAACCGAGATACGGTACCTTCGCCGAGATTGGGGCCGGGCAGGAAGTGGCGCGCCACTTTTTCCAGGCCGGGGGCGCCGCGGGTACGATGGCCAAATCGATTTCGGCTTACGACCTGAAGTTCGGTGACGCTATTTACGGCACGGCGGCCCGCCACGTGTCGCCTGAGTGGCTGCACGCAATGCTCGATCACGAATACGATCTCCTGATCGAGCGTTTAAAAGAGCTCCGCGGCGATCGGTCGGCGTTTTTCGTGTTTGCAGATACCGTGTCGGCCGGCGGACAGGAAGACGCTGACGACAGGCATGGCTGGATGGGCATCCGTTTTCAGGATGCACCCAACACCACCCCCAGCGACATCATCCTGCACCTGCGCATGTGGGACAAGGAGCACATCCTCCAGCAGCAAGCGCTTGGCATCGTCGGGGTAAACCTCATCTACGGGGCCTTTTACTACCTTAACGACCAGGACCGTTTCATCCGTTCGTTGGCCGATAATCTGGGCATCGATCGCATCGAGGTCGACATGGTCACCTTTTCGGGCCCGTTGTTTGCGCAGGTCGACAACCGCCTCATGAGCCTGAAGCTCGTGGAATACGGCCTGACCAACGCGGTGATGTTCAGCCCGCAAGGTATGGTGTTGCAGCCCTCCGAGGTGCTGCATGACAAGGCAATCCTGGTGGAGCCGGGCAGTTTCCGGCCGGTGACGCTGGTTAACGAGGATATGCTGCGCTGCGCGTTGGCGCAGTTTCTGCAGGAGCCCGCCGTACAAGGGATCGACGTGGTGGTGTTACTCGAGATCACCCTGGAAAACCTGCGGGCCGCAGGGAACCTGGATGCGTCTCACTTTTTGGCGCGGGTCGACACGCTGGCGGCTCTGGGCAACAACGTGTTGATCTCCAGTTACCAGGAGTTCTACCGCCTCACCAGCTATTTCCGGCGCTACACCAAGCAGATGGTGGGGGTGGCCATGGGCATCAACACCCTGTTGGAAGTTTTCAACGAGAGTCACTACGAGAACCTCGAAGGCGGGATCCTGGAATCGTTCGGCCGGCTGTTTCGCAACGCCACCAAGCTCTACATTTACCCGATGCGGAAGGCTGCCTTCGACCGCTACTGCAAGAAACCCGCCGGGACCATCCCGGACGCGGCGACGCCTGTGCGGCCAAGGAGCACGTTACCGGTCGACGTTTACATCAACGCGAACAATCTGCAGGTGACGACGCATCTCCGAAATCTTTATGCACACCTGCTGGAAAGTCACTACATCGAAGCGCTGGTGGGCTATAACCCGGCGATCCTGGATATCTTTTCGCGCGATGTCCTGGCCAAAATCCAGGGTGGGGACAACAGTTGGGAAAACATGGTCCCGACGAAAGCGGCGGAGTTGATCAAGCAGCGTGGCCTTTTCGGGTACCGGCCGCTGGCGAACCCTGAATCACAGCCTGTTCCTGAAGCACCGGTCGCCGCATCGTGAGCGGCTGGCTGGTGCAAGAGCGATCACTGAAAAAGCTCGTGGAGGCAGGCGGGGCAGAATGCGTCCGCGCCCGTAAAGACCCGGTTGCCGGCGAGAAGGGCGTTTCGGTCCCCTTCGGAGAGGCCGAGTTCATTCAATTCGAACTCGCTCAAGCCTGCGAGCCTGGCTGAGGTCAACGGTTCTTCGTGCCCGGTAGCGCACATCCCCCCTTCGTCGTCGGGCGAGGCCACCCATACAGGGCCGGTGAGAATAAAACTGTCGGGCATCGGTACGAAGACACGGCCGCAACCGTCGCATTCACAGCTAAACTCATGGGGCGCAACGTGCAGAGTAGCCTTCCGACGTAAACCGCCGTTGCACCCAGGATTGAAGCCCCTCCATCCCTGGAAACGCCTTCGGACTTCGGCATGCAAACCCAGCAGTAACGGGCCAAGGGAGAACTTTTTCATGTCCAATAGGAGGTTTATCGTCAAGAACAGCGCTTGCTTAAGCCGTGCCAGAAACTTCCGCCTGCCCGAGCCCAAAAAAGTGACGGCGTGGTCAGCAGCCGGCGAGGGGACGCAGCCAAGCCGGGATCGGATGAGCAAGTCGTTGACCGCGAGGAGGAAGCGACTTACGGGGGCATCAAACCCGGGTGTCGGGCCGTCCATTCGACGAATCCCGGGACACCCGTATCCGCGCGCAGCGAGGCTCGGAGAAAGAATTCGTCCCCG is a window from the Verrucomicrobiota bacterium genome containing:
- a CDS encoding MFS transporter produces the protein MAVRFALALRGCIRHGTRVQDPVPPPHGRIRPRLLTGLCYGAMMSLAVGVNLLPVFLTSLSAAFGGPAGLSREQLGRLGAINFSGLVVGILAAGPLADRYGSKGFTLAGNGVIAAGLIGMAAAPTYAAFCAAAFCLGLGAGTLDLVLSPVVAALNPRRRSAAMNWLHSFYCVGAVATTLAGAAALRIGFDWRRTCLALLPLPLALAGAFAPLPFPALVTGDGLRQPMRRLLGDSWFIGALIAIGLGGATEMGMAQWLPAYAETSLGFSKWVGGVGLALFSVAMAAGRMAVGSLGARANPFSLIAWCCASSVCLFLLGSFCPAPGAALAACVAAGFSGSALWPTMLAVAADRFPSGGASMFGALAAAGNAGGILMPWVVGWMGDLVNLRWGLAVSGLAPLLMLPLALLLRRRHGHHDAGQGSGLQGQAE
- a CDS encoding TonB-dependent receptor codes for the protein MPSDELLTPNLKALTINLDEPRYGTFAEIGAGQEVARHFFQAGGAAGTMAKSISAYDLKFGDAIYGTAARHVSPEWLHAMLDHEYDLLIERLKELRGDRSAFFVFADTVSAGGQEDADDRHGWMGIRFQDAPNTTPSDIILHLRMWDKEHILQQQALGIVGVNLIYGAFYYLNDQDRFIRSLADNLGIDRIEVDMVTFSGPLFAQVDNRLMSLKLVEYGLTNAVMFSPQGMVLQPSEVLHDKAILVEPGSFRPVTLVNEDMLRCALAQFLQEPAVQGIDVVVLLEITLENLRAAGNLDASHFLARVDTLAALGNNVLISSYQEFYRLTSYFRRYTKQMVGVAMGINTLLEVFNESHYENLEGGILESFGRLFRNATKLYIYPMRKAAFDRYCKKPAGTIPDAATPVRPRSTLPVDVYINANNLQVTTHLRNLYAHLLESHYIEALVGYNPAILDIFSRDVLAKIQGGDNSWENMVPTKAAELIKQRGLFGYRPLANPESQPVPEAPVAAS